A stretch of Prosthecochloris marina DNA encodes these proteins:
- a CDS encoding DegQ family serine endoprotease → MNKKKLSYLFLVLAGVAIGWLVFSNLEFTFPAKDESKVAVSNHINMASAANTFQDKPIRTLKDFNEAFVQIAESATPSVVTIFTEKTVNRRFISPFDFFGSPFDDFFETPRRREEGANGRKEVLRGLGSGVVVSSDGYILTNNHVVDKADNIYIRTHDNKKVQAKVIGTDPKTDIAVIKVEVKNLKPIAIGDSDALRVGEWVIAIGSPLGENLARTVTQGIVSAKGRANVGLADYEDFIQTDAAINPGNSGGPLVNINGELVGINTAIASRTGGFQGIGFAVPSNMARQIMQSLIKTGKVTRGWLGVTIQDVDENIAKGLKLKKAEGVLVGTVVEKSPAEAGGLKTGDVIIEMNGKKVRDTIELRNTVARTSPGTVVKLTIWRDGTMKTLSVKLDQIPDQPVAAEQQQEMSDLLGFTAAPMSSELASRYRLQTDAGKVVVTDVDPAGNAYRAGLRNGDVVKAANRKDITSYKQFLSIVGKMKEGDLLFLLVKRGDSNVYFAFNL, encoded by the coding sequence ATGAATAAGAAAAAACTATCCTACCTGTTTTTGGTTCTCGCTGGGGTGGCCATAGGTTGGCTCGTGTTTTCCAACCTGGAGTTTACCTTTCCGGCAAAAGATGAGAGTAAGGTGGCTGTATCCAACCATATCAACATGGCGTCGGCGGCCAATACTTTTCAGGACAAACCGATTCGTACCCTCAAAGATTTCAATGAAGCTTTCGTACAGATTGCCGAATCTGCGACTCCTTCGGTTGTGACTATTTTCACCGAAAAAACCGTCAACCGGAGATTTATTTCACCTTTTGATTTTTTCGGGAGCCCATTCGATGATTTTTTTGAGACACCGAGAAGACGTGAAGAGGGTGCCAACGGTCGCAAGGAGGTTTTACGAGGGCTCGGTTCGGGGGTTGTCGTCAGCAGTGACGGATATATCCTGACGAACAATCACGTTGTCGATAAGGCCGATAACATTTATATCAGAACCCATGACAACAAAAAGGTGCAGGCAAAAGTTATCGGTACGGATCCTAAGACAGATATCGCAGTCATTAAAGTCGAAGTGAAAAATCTGAAGCCTATTGCTATTGGTGACAGTGATGCATTACGGGTTGGTGAGTGGGTGATTGCTATTGGCAGCCCTCTGGGGGAAAACCTTGCCCGGACAGTAACACAGGGGATTGTCAGTGCTAAAGGCCGTGCAAATGTCGGTCTGGCCGACTATGAAGACTTCATTCAGACTGATGCCGCGATCAATCCAGGGAATTCGGGAGGGCCTCTCGTGAATATCAACGGAGAGCTGGTCGGCATAAATACGGCCATAGCGAGCCGTACCGGTGGCTTTCAGGGGATTGGTTTTGCTGTTCCGTCAAATATGGCTCGACAGATCATGCAGTCGCTCATTAAGACCGGCAAGGTTACCAGAGGATGGCTTGGTGTGACGATACAGGATGTGGATGAGAACATCGCAAAAGGTCTTAAACTCAAGAAAGCCGAGGGAGTGCTTGTCGGTACGGTTGTCGAGAAAAGCCCTGCGGAAGCAGGGGGTTTGAAAACAGGTGATGTCATTATTGAGATGAACGGAAAAAAGGTCAGGGATACCATTGAACTGCGTAACACCGTTGCCAGAACATCACCAGGTACCGTAGTTAAGCTGACCATATGGAGGGACGGTACTATGAAAACTCTTTCGGTGAAGCTCGACCAGATCCCGGATCAACCTGTTGCTGCCGAACAGCAGCAGGAGATGAGTGATTTGCTTGGTTTCACCGCAGCGCCCATGTCTTCTGAATTGGCATCGAGGTACAGGTTACAGACCGATGCCGGAAAAGTTGTCGTTACAGACGTTGACCCGGCTGGTAATGCTTACCGCGCCGGTCTGCGTAACGGTGATGTAGTCAAGGCGGCAAATAGAAAGGACATCACATCGTACAAACAGTTTTTATCAATTGTCGGTAAGATGAAAGAGGGTGATCTGTTATTTTTGCTCGTCAAGCGAGGGGATAGCAATGTGTATTTTGCTTTTAACCTGTAA
- the trpE gene encoding anthranilate synthase component I — MSHTGPSTDFILNPLIKAVHADTETPVSVYLKLREVYSCLLESVEGEEKLARFSYIAIDPVAILKGSVDGDISLQVRDERFKGLEALIAGERELRKVIDRCLGAFGSSQQVESMVGSSPMITSGAFGYFSYDTMHLVEKIPFPRKPDPSGLPDVFLLFCDKLVVFDNVKRKVFIVVNYLGEEDRNRAEQVIETIRAKMFQPLDPLCIQLRPEKHEEVVSNTVKEDFLKKVLVAKEHIRAGDIFQVQVSQRLKRQLNTGPFDVYRMLRTINPSPYLYYFDMGDFDIVGSSPELLVKVGMDEDGRRIVDTRPIAGTRPRGKTYEEDARIEKELLSDEKELAEHLMLIDLSRNDIGRIAKIGTVETNEKMIIERYSHVMHIVSNVRGELQDSYSPMDAFWACFPAGTLTGAPKVRAMEIIYELEEEKRGLYGGAVGFIDFRGQLETAIAIRTMVVRDNIIYFQAAGGIVADSVPLNEFEETMNKMQAGLRTVDALENFEE; from the coding sequence ATGTCACATACAGGTCCTTCGACCGATTTTATTCTTAATCCTCTCATCAAAGCTGTTCATGCGGACACTGAAACCCCTGTTTCGGTGTATCTGAAACTTCGGGAGGTTTATTCATGTTTGCTCGAATCTGTCGAGGGAGAAGAAAAGCTTGCCCGTTTTTCCTACATAGCGATTGATCCGGTCGCGATTCTTAAAGGTTCGGTCGATGGAGATATTTCTCTTCAGGTGAGGGATGAGCGTTTCAAGGGTCTCGAAGCTCTGATAGCAGGAGAACGAGAGTTGAGGAAAGTCATCGATCGTTGTCTTGGCGCATTCGGGTCGTCCCAGCAGGTAGAAAGCATGGTTGGATCTTCCCCGATGATTACGTCCGGAGCCTTTGGATATTTCAGTTATGATACAATGCATCTGGTTGAAAAGATCCCTTTTCCCCGTAAACCGGATCCGTCAGGTCTGCCCGATGTTTTCCTGCTGTTCTGTGACAAGCTGGTTGTTTTTGACAATGTCAAACGGAAAGTGTTTATCGTTGTCAACTACCTCGGTGAGGAAGACCGGAACAGAGCGGAACAGGTTATCGAAACCATTCGTGCTAAAATGTTTCAGCCTCTTGACCCTCTTTGCATACAGCTAAGACCGGAAAAGCATGAAGAGGTTGTTTCCAATACTGTTAAAGAAGATTTCCTCAAGAAGGTTCTTGTCGCCAAAGAGCATATCAGAGCCGGTGACATTTTTCAGGTTCAGGTTTCCCAAAGACTCAAACGTCAGCTGAATACCGGGCCGTTTGATGTGTATCGCATGTTGCGAACCATAAACCCCTCACCTTATCTGTACTATTTCGATATGGGAGATTTCGACATAGTTGGGTCGTCTCCCGAGCTGCTTGTCAAGGTGGGTATGGATGAAGACGGGCGAAGGATTGTCGATACACGTCCGATTGCCGGTACCAGGCCGAGGGGCAAAACATATGAAGAGGACGCCAGGATCGAAAAAGAGTTGTTATCGGATGAAAAAGAACTTGCCGAGCATTTGATGCTTATTGACTTGAGCCGGAACGATATCGGTAGGATTGCAAAGATCGGTACTGTCGAGACCAATGAAAAAATGATCATCGAACGCTACTCCCATGTTATGCATATTGTCAGTAATGTCCGGGGAGAGCTGCAGGATAGTTACAGTCCGATGGATGCATTCTGGGCCTGTTTTCCTGCAGGCACCTTGACCGGTGCGCCGAAAGTGAGGGCAATGGAGATTATTTACGAACTGGAGGAAGAAAAACGTGGTCTTTACGGTGGCGCGGTAGGGTTTATCGATTTCCGGGGACAGCTTGAAACCGCAATTGCCATAAGGACAATGGTTGTTAGAGACAATATCATTTATTTTCAGGCGGCGGGTGGTATTGTTGCCGATTCGGTGCCTCTGAATGAATTTGAGGAGACCATGAACAAAATGCAAGCCGGGTTACGTACTGTTGATGCCCTTGAAAATTTTGAGGAATGA
- the lepB gene encoding signal peptidase I, with protein MGKGKEKTGKQHSKEWFEALLIALVFATLIRVFVVESYRIPTSSMEKTLLAGDFLFVNKYIYGAKVPFTDIRLPGIDSVERGDIVVFKFPKDRSLNYIKRCVAISGDVLEIKDRRLFINGEEAIFPEHAQFLADLMPAGYPDQQVFPRFSGFNKDNYGPIRVPRKGDVVTLNEKGYYLYASLIAEEGHSIGVTDGTILIDGQPADTYTIEQNYYFVMGDNRDNSLDSRFWGFLPERDMVGEALMVYWSWNPNISLLNPVEKLNSIRWQRTGLMVH; from the coding sequence TTGGGAAAAGGTAAAGAGAAAACGGGAAAACAGCATTCAAAAGAGTGGTTTGAGGCTTTACTGATTGCACTTGTATTTGCCACTCTCATAAGAGTATTTGTTGTAGAATCGTATCGTATACCAACAAGCTCTATGGAAAAAACACTGCTTGCCGGTGATTTTTTATTTGTAAACAAATATATCTATGGGGCAAAGGTTCCTTTTACCGATATCAGGTTACCGGGAATCGATTCTGTCGAACGGGGGGATATCGTTGTGTTCAAATTTCCGAAGGACAGGTCTTTAAACTACATAAAACGTTGCGTGGCGATAAGTGGAGATGTGCTCGAAATCAAGGACCGCAGACTCTTCATAAATGGTGAAGAGGCAATATTTCCGGAGCATGCACAGTTTCTCGCTGATTTGATGCCCGCAGGATATCCGGACCAGCAGGTGTTTCCAAGGTTTTCAGGTTTCAATAAGGACAATTACGGCCCGATCCGTGTTCCTCGCAAAGGCGATGTCGTAACGCTGAACGAAAAGGGTTACTATCTCTATGCCTCATTGATTGCCGAAGAAGGGCATAGTATCGGAGTTACAGATGGTACAATTCTTATCGACGGTCAGCCTGCCGATACCTATACCATTGAGCAGAACTATTACTTTGTTATGGGGGATAACAGGGATAACAGTCTCGATAGCCGTTTTTGGGGATTCTTACCTGAACGGGATATGGTCGGTGAGGCTTTGATGGTTTACTGGTCATGGAATCCGAACATTTCCCTGTTGAATCCGGTTGAAAAGCTCAATTCGATTCGTTGGCAAAGAACCGGTTTGATGGTTCATTGA
- the lepA gene encoding translation elongation factor 4 — translation MPSSSRVVNTIRNFCIIAHIDHGKSTLADRFLEATDTLQHNQVAEQVLDDMELERERGITIKSHAIRMHYKAVDGDAYILNLIDTPGHVDFSYEVSRSLAACEGALLVVDATQGVEAQTIANLYLAVEAGLEIIPVINKIDLPSADVEGVAQQIVDLMGVERSEIVEVSAKAGIGVDVLLEAIIARIPAPVNHRDQPLRALIFDSVFDAYRGAIVYLRIVDGVLKKGDRVSFFANNKVFVADEIGSMGLKRQPSKVLESGDVGYLICSIKDVRDAKVGDTVTLADAPARERLAGYKDVKPMVFSGLYPVNSDEFEDLRESLEKLSLNDASLVYTPETSAALGFGFRCGFLGLLHMEIIQERLEREYQVNIITTVPNVEYRVVSTDGETLVVDNPSKMPDAGLIKQIEEPYVSIHIITMADYIGNIMKLAMERRGEYKNTDYLDTSRVNLQFEFPLAEIVFDFHDKLKSVSKGYASMDYEYIGYRVSDLVKLDVLLNGEPVDALSTIVHRSKAYEWGRKLCQKLRGIIPRQMYEVAIQAAIGSRVIARETISAMRKNVLAKCYGGDISRKRKLLEKQKEGKKRMKQVGRVEVPQEAFLAVLNMDDQ, via the coding sequence ATGCCTTCGAGCAGTAGGGTAGTCAATACTATCAGGAACTTCTGTATCATAGCTCATATAGATCACGGAAAATCTACGCTTGCAGATCGATTTTTGGAAGCGACTGATACGTTACAGCACAATCAGGTAGCTGAACAGGTGCTTGATGATATGGAGCTTGAACGTGAACGAGGTATCACCATAAAAAGTCATGCAATCCGTATGCACTATAAGGCTGTCGATGGTGATGCATATATTCTGAACCTTATCGATACCCCGGGACATGTTGATTTCAGTTATGAAGTTTCACGTTCTCTGGCCGCTTGTGAAGGGGCGTTGCTTGTGGTCGATGCTACGCAGGGGGTCGAGGCTCAGACTATTGCCAATCTCTATCTCGCCGTTGAGGCCGGACTGGAAATTATTCCGGTCATCAATAAAATAGACCTTCCTTCCGCTGATGTAGAAGGGGTGGCTCAGCAGATTGTCGATCTTATGGGTGTTGAAAGAAGTGAAATTGTCGAGGTATCGGCAAAGGCCGGTATTGGAGTCGATGTTTTGCTCGAGGCTATTATTGCAAGAATTCCGGCACCTGTCAATCATCGTGATCAACCTCTCCGGGCTCTGATTTTCGATTCGGTGTTCGATGCATATCGTGGTGCAATCGTTTATTTGCGCATTGTTGACGGTGTTCTCAAGAAAGGGGATCGAGTCAGTTTTTTTGCCAACAACAAAGTTTTTGTCGCTGACGAGATCGGATCCATGGGGCTCAAACGACAGCCTTCCAAAGTGCTCGAGTCGGGAGATGTCGGCTACCTTATTTGTTCCATCAAAGATGTCCGGGATGCCAAAGTGGGCGATACGGTTACTCTTGCTGATGCTCCGGCGAGGGAACGGCTTGCAGGGTATAAAGATGTCAAGCCGATGGTTTTCAGCGGTCTCTATCCGGTGAACTCCGATGAGTTCGAAGATCTTCGTGAGTCACTTGAAAAACTTTCATTGAACGACGCTTCCCTGGTCTATACCCCTGAAACATCTGCAGCACTCGGTTTCGGGTTCAGGTGTGGGTTTCTCGGGTTGTTGCACATGGAAATCATACAGGAGCGGCTGGAGAGGGAATATCAGGTCAACATCATAACAACGGTTCCCAACGTTGAGTACAGGGTCGTCTCAACCGACGGAGAGACGCTTGTCGTTGACAATCCCTCGAAAATGCCTGACGCCGGGTTGATCAAACAGATCGAGGAGCCATATGTCAGCATTCATATTATCACGATGGCAGACTATATCGGTAATATCATGAAGCTTGCCATGGAGCGGCGGGGAGAGTATAAGAATACCGATTATCTTGATACTTCGAGGGTGAATTTGCAGTTCGAGTTTCCGCTTGCCGAGATTGTTTTTGACTTTCATGACAAACTCAAGTCGGTATCGAAAGGATATGCGTCGATGGATTATGAATATATCGGCTATCGTGTTTCGGATCTTGTCAAGCTCGACGTACTTCTCAATGGTGAACCGGTTGATGCGCTTTCCACCATTGTTCATCGTTCAAAAGCATATGAGTGGGGGAGAAAGCTATGCCAGAAGCTCAGAGGCATTATTCCACGACAGATGTATGAAGTCGCTATTCAGGCCGCGATCGGAAGCAGGGTCATAGCCCGTGAGACCATCTCTGCAATGAGAAAGAACGTTCTTGCCAAATGCTATGGAGGGGATATCAGCCGAAAGCGAAAGCTGTTGGAAAAGCAGAAAGAAGGTAAAAAACGGATGAAGCAGGTCGGGCGGGTGGAAGTTCCCCAGGAAGCGTTTCTCGCTGTATTGAATATGGATGATCAGTAG
- the fmt gene encoding methionyl-tRNA formyltransferase, with translation MRIIFMGTPEFAVPSLRAIAELDNEFEIVLVVTGKDKPRRSRRSEPEPTPVKKAAKELGFTVFEIDDVKDPRFAGTVARYRPDVIVVAAFRILPPSVFEQARLGAFNLHASLLPHYRGAAPVNWAIINGDRETGVTTFFLRKRVDTGSIILQEKTNIGVEETAGELAGRLSVVGAGAVVTTLKLIREGKAEPLPQDEAKMTKAPKLTTENTRIDWAEPVDAICDFVRGLSPRPTAWTVFNHKKVKIYKAIPSDFQLPESKQQAMVPGSFSTDGNRLFVMGLDGWVEIISLQMEGKRKMNAVEFCCGFRCEEECPLFS, from the coding sequence ATGAGAATTATTTTTATGGGAACGCCCGAGTTTGCTGTCCCTTCTCTTCGCGCAATAGCTGAATTAGACAATGAATTTGAAATTGTTCTTGTGGTTACCGGCAAGGACAAACCAAGAAGAAGTAGACGTTCCGAGCCTGAACCTACCCCTGTTAAGAAAGCAGCAAAGGAACTGGGATTTACAGTTTTTGAAATAGATGACGTAAAGGATCCTCGTTTTGCCGGAACTGTTGCGCGGTACCGGCCCGACGTAATTGTCGTTGCAGCTTTTCGTATCCTGCCTCCTTCGGTTTTTGAGCAAGCAAGGTTAGGGGCGTTCAATCTTCATGCTTCGTTACTGCCGCATTACAGAGGTGCTGCTCCGGTCAACTGGGCAATAATCAACGGTGACAGGGAAACGGGAGTGACGACATTTTTCCTGCGAAAACGTGTCGATACCGGAAGCATTATATTGCAGGAGAAAACAAATATCGGGGTTGAGGAAACGGCAGGAGAGCTTGCCGGTCGATTATCGGTTGTCGGTGCGGGCGCGGTTGTTACGACTCTGAAGCTTATCAGGGAGGGTAAAGCAGAGCCACTACCGCAAGATGAAGCCAAGATGACCAAGGCTCCCAAATTAACCACTGAAAATACCCGGATTGACTGGGCCGAGCCTGTCGATGCTATTTGTGATTTTGTCAGAGGTCTTTCACCCAGACCAACAGCCTGGACGGTATTCAATCATAAAAAAGTAAAGATCTATAAAGCGATCCCTTCTGATTTTCAGCTTCCTGAATCGAAGCAGCAGGCAATGGTGCCGGGCAGTTTCTCGACGGATGGAAACCGGTTGTTTGTTATGGGGCTTGACGGGTGGGTTGAGATCATCTCTCTTCAAATGGAGGGTAAGCGCAAGATGAACGCTGTTGAATTCTGTTGTGGGTTCCGTTGTGAAGAGGAGTGCCCCTTGTTTTCATAG